One stretch of Brachyhypopomus gauderio isolate BG-103 chromosome 8, BGAUD_0.2, whole genome shotgun sequence DNA includes these proteins:
- the znfx1 gene encoding NFX1-type zinc finger-containing protein 1 — MDNQTRGKRRASTDRVPGQRQENGGAYQQRERDTRRGWGGGAVGGDVGGRAGGGAGGSGRIGRPGRGAGGGGRRGGSAGAHRGGRDGDCRARNEKKEENNGNRRLDFGRERHGKVEFQRGRPHQDRGGAPRERGRGGRGNSRDGAPVIHKLGYKTLEELLEKDSSVVAITLSSSAGLRTLLEEKTMRQDLVQLLCQVLRKAFQARNDRRTVLHLAQTVKDSGFFKTILPLFVTGMMSEFNHARREQCPVHLDNIISILNDVVSMFPSSSILAVSMLVTVLKQVVNQLRESGTDIPAAFDNNLEKVQGLVDHLQKKSREGTLHSDKYNVLIGDEPGGDDFRIMTIYPTPEEFRQEEKPFLRPNIMSQSYQSTQIYLDTHFRLLREDFVRPLREGIRELLESYQDESGVPMRKKRFDDIRVYFDTRLIAPICTSSGIAYKVKFDAQPLQFVRWENSKRLLYGSLVCLSMDNFETFLFATVSERDPKKLSEGEVQLCFSRESRAELIKINVSHSFLMVETTAYFEAYRYVLEGLQEQEEDKLPFQRYIVECNPDVNPPLYLTQSVRAYDLSHIAAEGHQNTIKRFNPLEPDSWPGEEQLGLDASQLQALKLALTKELAIIQGPPGTGKTYVGLKIARALLENRTAWSNDSPMLVVCYTNHALDQFLEGIYGFLKRGIVRVGGRSNSEILKAFSLREITKQHHVRRSLPLHLRRAYSEILDEMTNAKEQIKTRSMQLECSIRGVINERFLWQYMSDEHWESLSQQTMQDEFENVGGKVSKIVEWLGLGALQQTAPPEAGGGIAGGSEKVEPRKEEELLLVDEVAVLIQAERMLVDAEPWEMDGVQHTTEEESMAEMEKLMLAMNLEQAEDETGQGQGQGQGKWEVQPHQKKQMKQMIKRQLRESSVMSMEEEEQVRNVWRLHINDRWRLYRLWMQRYQTELREKTLDAEQVFQDAAERLAEVRRREDLCVLKHARVIGMTTTGAAKFRQILQELRPRLVIVEEAAEVLEAHTVTTLSPDCQHLILIGDHQQLRPSATVYELARSFNLEVSMFERLVNMNFPFVRLNYQHRMRPEIARLLTPHIYSELENHPSVLEYENIKGVLTNLFFLDHKFCEVEIKDGRSHQNLEEAKLVVALCRYLLCQEYQPSQITVLTTYTGQLYCLRNLMPAKEFSGVKVHVVDKYQGEENDIVILSLVRSNAQGKIGFLKIPNRVCVALSRAKKGLYCLGNTEMFRDVKLWSGILHTLQEKAQVGTALTLSCQNHPETHTTVACAGDFSNVPEGGCSQPCEYRLDCGHVCVRMCHPYDTDHKKYKCTKNCPKVLCELGHKCPHLCFEECGPCKVPMEKVVPECQHNQWMPCHVDPNSFICTVPCPKKLTCGHQCKALCGEKCTTLCKVQVPKTLRCGHTQNESCYVSRDPTKHPYCRSRCGATLKCGHVCSGTCHKCQQGRLHRACNHRCKRVLPCSHQCRVPCTSNCPPCTMVCENRCIHSMCKKQCGQPCVPCMEPCEWKCPHQSCGKLCHEPCDRPPCKEECDKVLPCGHPCIGLCGDPCPDKCRVCHHEEVTEIFFGNEQEPDARFVQLEDCKHIVESTAMDMFMGMDEGQEAGLDQRAIRLKECPRCRTPIRRNVRYGAHINRCLEDIENVKEQISGLQSDIQSKQEELQIFLQGKENLIGQFYKEYMQIHDKLQESGLSLQDLWHQEMLISFLESLGKLLQIQQDSESSPHVDQLSSGLKECTQFLLDASQRFSEQQVEDLEREVERLSLMADLCIRCEINKSRELGVGVSSKVSQAWKLLEQPGPFTKADECELKGILKELETELPSSGLGITDKERRMIIEAMNLNLGHWYKCPNGHIYAIGDCGGAMEKRPCPTCGAVIGGANHTLAEGNSVATEMDGAQHAAWSEAANMLNFHPRDL, encoded by the exons ATGGACAACCAAACTAGAGGGAAAAGACGAG CTTCCACAGATCGAGTGCCTGGACAAAGACAGGAAAATGGAGGAGCTTATCAGCAAAGAGAAAGGGATACTAGACGTGGTTGGGGTGGGGGAGCAGTAGGAGGTGACGTAGGAGGCAGAGCTGGCGGAGGAGCAGGTGGAAGTGGGAGAATAGGGAGACCAGGGAGgggagcgggtggaggtggtagaAGAGGAGGTTCAGCAGGAGCTCACAGAGGTGGAAGAGATGGTGATTGCAGAGCGAGAAatgagaagaaagaagaaaacaaTGGAAACCGAAGACTGGATTTTGGGAGGGAGAGACATGGGAAGGTTGAGTTTCAGAGAGGAAGACCACATCAAGACAGAGGAGGGGCTCCAAGAGAGAGAGGACGAGGTGGCAGAGGGAACAGCAGAGATGGAGCTCCAGTGATCCATAAACTCGGGTACAAAACACTGGAGGAACTGCTAGAGAAAGACTCCTCTGTGGTGGCCATTACCCTCTCATCCAGTGCAGGCTTGCGGACTCTGCTGGAGGAGAAGACCATGCGTCAGGACCTCGTGCAACTGCTCTGTCAGGTTCTTCGCAAGGCATTTCAGGCCAGAAATGACCGCAGGACAGTGCTTCATCTAGCCCAGACAGTCAAAGATTCTGGCTTCTTCAAAACGATTCTTCCCCTCTTCGTGACTGGGATGATGTCTGAATTCAACCATGCTCGGAGGGAACAGTGCCCGGTGCACTTGGACAACATCATCAGCATCCTGAACGATGTGGTCAGCATGTTCCCGTCCAGCTCCATCCTTGCCGTCTCCATGCTGGTGACTGTCTTGAAACAGGTGGTCAACCAGCTGCGAGAGTCTGGAACAGACATCCCTGCCGCTTTTGACAATAACCTAGAGAAGGTCCAGGGCCTGGTTGATCACCTTCAGAAGAAATCAAGGGAGGGCACCTTGCATTCGGACAAATACAATGTCCTAATAGGCGATGAACCAGGGGGGGATGATTTCAGAATCATGACTATCTATCCAACCCCCGAAGAATTCCGGCAGGAGGAAAAGCCATTTCTGCGGCCCAACATTATGTCTCAAAGCTATCAAAGCACCCAAATCTACCTGGATACCCATTTCAGGCTTTTGAGAGAGGATTTTGTGAGGCCACTACGTGAAGGTATCAGGGAGCTGCTCGAAAGCTATCAGGACGAGAGTGGTGTGCCGATGAGAAAAAAACGTTTTGATGATATCAGAGTCTACTTTGACACCAGACTGATAGCACCAATCTGTACTTCCTCGGGTATTGCCTACAAAGTGAAGTTTGACGCCCAACCCTTGCAG TTTGTGCGCTGGGAGAACTCCAAACGACTGCTGTACGGGTCCctggtctgtctgtctatggACAATTTTGAAACATTCCTCTTTGCCACAGTTTCTGAACGGGACCCCAAGAAGCTGAGCGAAGGTGAAGTCCAGCTGTGTTTCTCTAGAGAGAGTCGAGCTGAGCTGATCAAGATCAATGTTTCTCACTCCTTCCTGATGGTGGAGACCACGGCGTACTTTGAGGCCTACCGCTATGTCCTGGAGGGGCttcaggagcaggaggaggacaaACTCCCCTTCCAGAG GTACATAGTGGAATGTAACCCAGATGTCAACCCACCATTATACCTCACACAATCTGTGAGGGCTTATGACCTGTCCCACATTGCAGCAGAGGGCCATCAGAACACTATCAAAAGATTCAACCCCTTGGAGCCTGATTCATGGCCCGGGGAGGAGCAACTGGGTCTGGATGCAAGCCAGCTCCAAGCCCTTAAACTGGCCCTCACCAAGGAGCTAGCCATCATACAGGGCCCACCAGGCACAG GGAAGACATATGTGGGGCTAAAGATTGCACGGGCTTTGCTGGAGAACCGGACGGCATGGTCAAATGATTCTCCTATGCTAGTGGTCTGCTACACCAATCATGCTTTAGATCAGTTTCTGGAAG GTATCTATGGCTTCTTAAAGAGGGGCATCGTGAGGGTCGGAGGTCGCAGTAACAGTGAGATCCTGAAGGCCTTCTCTCTACGAGAGATCACCAAGCAGCACCACGTCCGTCGGAGCCTGCCATTGCACCTTAGGAGGGCCTATAGTGAG ATCCTCGACGAGATGACGAATGCGAAGGAGCAGATAAAGACACGGTCCATGCAGCTGGAGTGCAGCATTCGTGGGGTCATTAACGAACGCTTCCTGTGGCAGTACATGTCCGACGAGCACTGGGAGAGTCTGAGTCAACAGACG ATGCAGGATGAATTTGAGAATGTGGGGGGGAAGGTCTCGAAGATCGTGGAGTGGCTGGGCCTGGGTGCACTCCAGCAGACAGCACCCCCGGAGGCTGGTGGTGGCATAGCAG GTGGGAGTGAGAAGGTTGAGCCcaggaaggaggaggagctgtTGCTAGTGGACGAAGTGGCAGTTCTGATTCAGGCAGAGAGGATGCTGGTGGACGCAGAGCCATGGGAGATGGATGGTGTCCAGCACACGACAGAGGAAGAGTCCATGGCTGAGATGGAGAAGCTCATGCTAGCCATGAACCTGGAGCAGGCTGAGGACGAGAcgggacagggacagggacagggacagggaaAGTGGGAG GTTCAACCTCACCAGAAGAAACAGATGAAGCAGATGATCAAGAGGCAACTGAGGGAGAGTTCAGTTATGAGTATGGAAGAGGAGGAGCAAGTGAGGAACGTATGGAGGCTTCATATTAACGACAGATGGAGGCTTTACCG cCTCTGGATGCAACGCTACCAGACCGAGCTTCGCGAGAAGACTCTGGACGCCGAGCAAGTCTTTCAGGACGCCGCCGAGCGCCTCGCCGAAGTCCGCCGGCGCGAGGACCTGTGCGTGCTCAAGCATGCCAGAGTCATCGGCATGACCACCACGGGGGCCGCGAAGTTCCGCCAGATCCTGCAGGAGCTCCGGCCGAGGCTGGTGATCGTGGAGGAGGCGGCGGAGGTCCTGGAGGCACACACCGTCACCACCCTCAGCCCAGACTGCCAGCATCTCATTCTGATTGGAGATCATCAACAG CTGAGACCTAGTGCCACAGTCTATGAACTAGCCCGGAGTTTCAATCTCGAGGTGTCCATGTTTGAGAGGCTTGTCAATATGAATTTCCCCTTTGTCAGACTTAACTATCAG CATCGTATGAGGCCAGAAATTGCTCGTCTCTTGACTCCTCATATCTACTCGGAGCTGGAGAATCACCCTTCTGTTCTGGAGTATGAGAACATTAAA GGGGTTCTCACAAACCTTTTCTTTTTGGACCACAAGTTCTGTGAGGTGGAAATAAAGGACGGCCGAAGTCATCAGAATTTGGAGGAGGCTAAGCTTGTGGTGGCCCTGTGCCGTTACCTGTTGTGTCAGGAATACCAACCTTCACAGATCACTGTCCTCACCACCTACACTGGCCAGCTTTACTGCTTACGCAACCTCATGCCCGCCAAGGAGTTCTCAGGGGTCAAAGTTCACGTAGTTGACAAGTACCAAGGTGAGGAGAATGACATCGTCATTCTGTCTCTGGTGCGCAGCAATGCTCAGGGCAAGATCGGCTTCCTGAAGATACCGAACCGCGTTTGCGTTGCGCTTTCCCGTGCTAAGAAGGGACTGTATTGCCTGGGCAACACAGAAATGTTCAGGGATGTGAAACTGTGGAGTGGTATCCTTCACACCCTGCAAGAGAAGGCCCAGGTGGGGACCGCTTTGACCCTCAGTTGCCAGAACCATCCGGAAACGCACACCACGGTGGCCTGTGCCGGCGACTTCTCAAATGTCCCCGAAGGTGGGTGCAGTCAGCCCTGCGAATACCGCCTGGACTGCGGTCACGTCTGCGTCCGCATGTGTCACCCATACGACACCGACCATAAGAAATACAAGTGTACCAAGAACTGCCCCAAGGTGCTGTGTGAGCTCGGGCACAAATGCCCACATCTGTGTTTTGAGGAGTGCGGCCCGTGCAAGGTGCCCATGGAGAAGGTTGTTCCAGAGTGCCAGCACAATCAGTGGATGCCATGCCACGTGGATCCTAACTCGTTCATCTGCACAGTGCCGTGTCCGAAGAAGCTGACGTGTGGCCACCAGTGCAAAGCGCTCTGTGGAGAGAAATGTACCACCCTTTGCAAGGTCCAAGTTCCCAAGACCTTAAGATGCGGACACACCCAGAACGAGTCGTGCTACGTCTCCAGAGATCCCACGAAGCACCCGTACTGCAGGTCCCGGTGTGGCGCTACGCTGAAGTGTGGGCACGTCTGCTCCGGGACGTGCCACAAATGTCAACAGGGGCGTCTACACAGAGCCTGCAACCACCGGTGCAAGCGGGTTCTTCCGTGTTCGCACCAGTGTCGCGTACCCTGCACGAGCAACTGCCCACCTTGCACGATGGTGTGTGAGAACCGATGCATCCACAGCATGTGCAAGAAGCAGTGTGGGCAGCCCTGCGTTCCCTGCATGGAGCCTTGCGAGTGGAAGTGTCCTCACCAGAGCTGCGGCAAACTCTGCCACGAGCCGTGCGACCGGCCGCCGTGTAAAGAGGAATGCGACAAGGTGCTGCCTTGTGGGCATCCCTGCATCGGGCTTTGTGGAGACCCATGCCCAGATAAGTGTCGTGTGTGCCATCACGAGGAGGTGACCGAGATCTTCTTCGGTAACGAGCAGGAACCGGACGCTCGGTTCGTCCAGCTGGAGGACTGCAAGCACATTGTTGAATCCACAGCCATGGACATGTTCATGGGGATGGACGAGGGCCAGGAAGCCGGGCTGGATCAGCGGGCCATCCGACTCAAAGAGTGTCCCAGGTGTCGCACACCCATTCGCAGGAACGTGCGCTACGGCGCCCACATCAACCGCTGCCTGGAAGATATTGAGAACGTGAAGGAGCAGATCAGTGGTCTGCAGTCTGACATTCAGTCTAAGCAGGAAGAGCTTCAGATATTTCTGCAGGGTAAGGAGAACCTTATTGGACAGTTTTATAAAGAGTATATGCAAATCCACGACAAGCTTCAGGAGTCTGGCCTGTCTCTTCAAGACCTCTGGCACCAGGAGATGTTGATATCCTTCCTTGAGAGTCTTGGGAAACTGTTGCAGATCCAGCAGGATTCTGAGTCTTCACCACATGTTGACCAGTTGTCCTCGGGCCTTAAAGAATGCACCCAGTTCCTGCTTGATGCTTCGCAGAGATTCTCAGAGCAGCAAGTTGAAGATCTCGAGCGTGAAGTGGAAAGACTCTCCTTAATGGCTGATCTCTGCATCCGCTGTGAGATAAATAAATCCAGGGAGCTTGGAGTCGGAGTCAGCTCCAAGGTGAGTCAGGCGTGGAAGCTTCTGGAACAACCTGGTCCGTTCACCAAGGCGGACGAGTGTGAACTGAAGGGGATTTTGAAAGAGCTGGAGACCGAGCTCCCATCCAGTGGCCTGGGAATCACAGACAAGGAGAGACGGATGATCATCGAAGCCATGAACCTGAATTTGGGACATTGGTATAAGTGTCCTAATGGTCACATTTACGCCATTGGGGACTGTGGGGGCGCTATGGAAAAGCGTCCTTGTCCTACGTGCGGCGCTGTGATTGGTGGAGCCAACCACACTCTTGCTGAGGGGAACTCTGTGGCAACAGAGATGGATGGGGCTCAACATGCTGCCTGGTCAGAAGCTGCCAACATGCTGAACTTTCACCCCAGAGACCTTTAG